Proteins encoded together in one Papaver somniferum cultivar HN1 unplaced genomic scaffold, ASM357369v1 unplaced-scaffold_117, whole genome shotgun sequence window:
- the LOC113329479 gene encoding phospholipase A1-Ibeta2, chloroplastic-like has product MQATLNFPTQASSSSLANNTYGSLNKQSSFLRRRSNLNPKFTRSPSSKSIYNPISASATTEFKPVDSLQSQITNLDKLLGNSRSSFQNQQQKQDQQQPINGNNPRNSRNNYKRFLDALNLTGMWSEKLKQAVEENNILSPKQLQRLISPSPRYSPRNSLGSRWLEYHGSNDWMGLLDPLDENLRREIVRYGEFIQAAYVAFHEDPAMPTDKAPSPRHIQVPDRSYKVTKSLFATSSVGLPGWVDNVAPDLGWMTQRSSWIGYVAVCDDQKEIQRMGRRDIVIALRGTSTCLEWAENVRDLLVNVEDESEPSEHGHEHLQAKVECGFWNLYKTRGAHTPSLSESITQEVRRLMELYKGESLSITITGHSLGAALSVLAADEIKKSVEDAPPVAVFTFGGPRVGNRGFANRIKSNGVKVLRIVNSQDVITRVPGMFVNETLDHKLREEVKANTVLNILDNNMPWAYSHVGCELRLDSKMSPYLKPNADVACCHDLEAYLHLVDGFLASDCPYRANAKRSLYKLVTEQGSNVKKLYISKANSFQSRKADMLRKLSLDRSNSSKGLTSPLALQSCLPSPSAY; this is encoded by the coding sequence atgcaGGCCACTTTAAATTTTCCTACACAGGCATCATCGTCATCCTTAGCTAATAATACATACGGTTCATTAAATAAACAATCAAGTTTTCTTCGCCGGCGTTCAAATCTCAACCCGAAATTTACACGGTCTCCGTCATCAAAGTCGATTTATAATCCAATATCAGCTTCAGCAACAACTGAATTCAAACCTGTCGATTCTCTTCAATCCCAGATCACTAATTTAGACAAGTTGTTAGGGAATAGCAGATCATCGTTTCAGAATCAACAGCAGAAACAAGATCAACAACAACCAATTAATGGGAATAATCCGAGAAATTCAAGAAACAATTATAAGCGTTTCTTGGATGCGTTGAATTTGACCGGAATGTGGTCAGAAAAGTTGAAACAAGCTGTGGAAGAAAATAATATACTGTCACCAAAACAATTGCAACGCTTAATTTCACCGTCACCCAGATATTCTCCGAGGAACAGTTTAGGTAGCCGGTGGCTGGAGTATCATGGCAGTAATGATTGGATGGGTCTACTTGATCCTCTCGATGAAAATCTCCGACGAGAAATTGTCAGGTACGGTGAATTCATCCAAGCAGCTTACGTGGCTTTTCATGAGGATCCGGCGATGCCAACTGACAAAGCTCCGTCGCCGCGTCATATACAAGTACCGGACAGGTCATACAAGGTCACCAAGAGTTTGTTTGCAACTTCGTCCGTTGGATTACCGGGTTGGGTGGATAATGTGGCACCGGATTTGGGGTGGATGACTCAGCGATCTAGTTGGATCGGGTATGTGGCGGTTTGCGACGACCAAAAAGAGATCCAACGGATGGGTAGGAGAGATATTGTCATCGCTCTTCGAGGTACTTCCACGTGTCTCGAATGGGCTGAGAACGTCAGAGATCTCCTGGTCAATGTCGAGGATGAATCGGAACCGAGTGAACACGGTCACGAGCATTTACAAGCTAAAGTGGAATGCGGGTTCTGGAATCTGTACAAAACTAGAGGAGCTCATACACCGAGTCTATCCGAGTCCATAACTCAGGAAGTTCGGAGACTCATGGAACTCTACAAAGGTGAGTCATTAAGTATTACAATAACTGGTCACAGCCTAGGAGCTGCGCTATCTGTACTAGCAGCAGACGAGATTAAAAAATCGGTGGAAGATGCACCACCAGTAGCTGTTTTCACCTTCGGCGGACCACGTGTCGGCAACAGAGGTTTCGCAAACAGAATCAAATCCAACGGCGTCAAGGTCTTAAGAATCGTAAACTCCCAAGACGTGATCACTCGTGTACCGGGTATGTTCGTAAACGAAACCCTAGACCACAAATTACGTGAAGAAGTTAAAGCAAATACAGTACTGAACATACTGGATAACAACATGCCCTGGGCATACTCACACGTCGGCTGCGAACTCCGTCTGGATAGTAAGATGTCGCCATATCTTAAACCGAACGCGGACGTCGCATGTTGCCATGACTTGGAGGCTTATTTACACTTGGTGGATGGGTTTTTGGCGTCAGATTGTCCGTACAGAGCAAATGCAAAGAGGAGTTTATACAAGTTGGTGACCGAGCAAGGTTCGAATGTTAAGAAACTATACATAAGTAAAGCTAATTCGTTCCAATCAAGAAAAGCTGATATGTTGCGCAAGCTGAGTCTTGATCGTAGTAATAGTAGTAAAGGACTCACTAGTCCATTAGCACTACAGAGCTGTTTACCCAGTCCATCTGcttattaa